CAAACCCTCTTCGGAAAAGCGAACCCACCATCCCGCATTGGCGCTACAGCCTACAGTAGATAGAGGCATTTCAATTGTCTAGCCTCCCACGATCAAGGTAAAGACAGACACAGTCACAGAGCTGGTTGGAAACGGAGTCGGGCCCAACACCCGCCAGGGATGAGCCAAGGGCCCAGGGATCCGGCTTTGGACACCCGTGACAGCAACAGACAGCGCCGCACGATGCAAGGATCTTAATGCAGAGTCTGTCGCGTCGCATTCGAAAGGGAAAATGCACGCTACGGCCACCAGAGCGTCGGGTCGTTCAAGCCTATTCATCGACTTGCAGGAGCTGACGACCCTGACCCCAGTTACCCTTGCCTTCTCGAAACTTTGAAAATCTCTTCGTCCTCCCTGGACTTGTCTCGAGCTATTTCTCTCATCTCTCCCTCTTCCTCGCTCGATCTCTTGTTTTCAAAACATATCCATATCTCATCTTTATAATCATATCacatttatatattatttattcgATACCCTTATTCCTTCTTCGGTCGACTTTGTTGCTGAAGGCTGGCCTCCTTCCCTCATCTTTACAGTTCTTATCTTATTGTTCTTCTACCTAACGTTAGTCTAATACGTCTTTTCAACCATGGCGACCTGCACCACCATGGAGAGTCCCCAACACATGGCCATTCGGGAGCTTGACCTGAGGACCTGTCACCCAAGCACTGTGGTTGATAGAGTTGGTGCTGTTCCTGTTTTGAAGACAAGCGCTGGTAAGTtctttcttcatcctctGTCATGCTCTTTGTCTCTTGGACCCTGTGTAAGACCCTCGCTCGGTTACCATGGCCACCACCAAGGCCTACCCTGGTCAGTATAACCTTGGGCAGGGTTGAGCACACGACGGATACTGCATCCAGCCTAGGGCTGATTGGCACGAGCTCAACATTCAACATTTGAAGCTATTCTCGTATACAGCTTGCCCATGATGAAGACAGAGGATGGACTATTGCAGTTTGTTTTTAGTGTTCATCATGTTACGGATATAGCCTTGAGACAAAGCTCAGCATGACTATGTTGCTTGAGCAAACCACCATGACTAACATCGCAACTAATAGCTTTCTTCACATTCCTGCGCGCCAACCTTGTCCTTCACTCGGCAATGGTTTCGGCCACCAGCACACCGCAATTTGGTCCATCTGtacctttctcttctttcgtcGCTCCATCGCCTTCTCCGCTTGCAGCTTCTACTCCATACTTTGGGCTCAATGACGACGAAGACATTGAACCGTTGTCTCTCGAGGTCCTTGACAAGCCCCAAGACAAGGTTGAGGGCATGCGCCTTGTCGCCGACTCGATCGCCCAGATGCGCCAGCGGGCCTCCCTGAACCTCGTTTTCCACCCAGTCTGTCTCGCCGGTTTATCAGCTGCCCTTGCTTCTATCTACCATTTCAGTGGTGTTTCGCGGGACTCTGGACTTGGCATGACGGTCTCGTGTGGTGTCATCATGAGCTACCTTATGGGTATCCGTTATTTGGCCAATGGCTACATTTCTTTGGCTGAACGGCTGCGCTGGAACTGGCTACGATCTGACGATGGAGAGGAGGATACCCTGCTGGCTGCCCGTCTCAACCAAGATATCATCGGAACCCTTGTTCTTCGCCTTGAACCCAACCAGACATCTAACCACAGACGAAGACGATCGCTTTCTCTCCGCGGGGGCAAAGGTGTTATTCGTGCGTGGACCACCAACCTCAACTACCGTGGAAAGGGTGTTGGAAAGGATCTGCTTCAGGAAGCTGTCCGCGTTACCAAAGAAAAGTGTGGAAAGGATGCCGAGATTGGATTCGCTCAGGAGCACGCAAACAGCGCCATGTTGCTCCCTGGCATCTTCAATGCACCCTTTCGACGTGATGAGGTTCGAGCTACCAGGGCCCTGGACGGTATCCTGTCTAACTGGGACCTCATCAGGAAGAGGAGGTAAATGAAGTTGCTTCATCAGCCAAAGACAAAATGCATGCCGGGATCTTGATCACTTTCGACGGCATCACCATTAAACAAATCCGATCACAATACGAGAAGGCGACAGGGGATGAAtggacgatgatgagaatACCAAGACTGCGATAAACAAATACCCCAGAAAAGGATACAG
This Fusarium poae strain DAOMC 252244 chromosome 3, whole genome shotgun sequence DNA region includes the following protein-coding sequences:
- a CDS encoding hypothetical protein (TransMembrane:2 (i135-156o162-184i)), whose amino-acid sequence is MATCTTMESPQHMAIRELDLRTCHPSTVVDRVGAVPVLKTSAAFFTFLRANLVLHSAMVSATSTPQFGPSVPFSSFVAPSPSPLAASTPYFGLNDDEDIEPLSLEVLDKPQDKVEGMRLVADSIAQMRQRASLNLVFHPVCLAGLSAALASIYHFSGVSRDSGLGMTVSCGVIMSYLMGIRYLANGYISLAERLRWNWLRSDDGEEDTLLAARLNQDIIGTLVLRLEPNQTSNHRRRRSLSLRGGKGVIRAWTTNLNYRGKGVGKDLLQEAVRVTKEKCGKDAEIGFAQEHANSAMLLPGIFNAPFRRDEVRATRALDGILSNWDLIRKRR